A genome region from Bacteroidetes bacterium SB0662_bin_6 includes the following:
- a CDS encoding cytochrome c — translation MNPFADRITETEHKNRSRQLMHRPGPSSRHKKLAALFLAGLIGLVVSGAVFMDRPAPSDHTGPATEYSESKAHPDPISSLQDGAEIYLTRCMSCHQMNGGGVPGVFPPLTGTDWVTGDEGVLIRIILNGMTGEIEVNGMVYTGAMPPWGSFLNDEEMAALLTYIRTEWGNDGTEITPETVAQVRETVADRAEPWTVEELEAMREANR, via the coding sequence ATGAATCCCTTTGCCGATCGCATTACAGAAACAGAGCATAAAAACCGCTCCCGGCAGCTCATGCATCGCCCCGGTCCCTCCTCCCGACACAAGAAACTTGCAGCCCTGTTCCTGGCCGGCCTCATCGGACTGGTCGTTTCAGGCGCCGTTTTTATGGATCGCCCGGCGCCGTCCGATCACACAGGCCCGGCGACGGAATATTCCGAAAGCAAAGCGCATCCCGATCCGATCTCTTCCCTGCAGGACGGAGCCGAAATTTACCTGACACGCTGCATGTCATGCCACCAGATGAACGGGGGCGGCGTGCCGGGCGTATTTCCTCCGCTCACCGGAACCGATTGGGTAACGGGCGATGAGGGAGTACTCATCCGGATCATCCTGAACGGGATGACCGGGGAAATCGAAGTGAATGGCATGGTGTACACCGGCGCGATGCCGCCCTGGGGAAGTTTTCTGAACGACGAAGAGATGGCAGCCCTTCTCACCTATATCCGCACGGAATGGGGCAACGACGGCACAGAAATCACGCCCGAAACGGTAGCGCAGGTGCGGGAAACCGTAGCGGACCGCGCGGAACCCTGGACGGTTGAGGAATTGGAGGCGATGAGGGAGGCGAACAGGTAG
- a CDS encoding polyprenyl synthetase family protein, translating into MPETDTLLPERSDTLPAVGDIPGTLRDIRATVDEELGVFRRYFRDSVHSDANLLDKVTRYMLRQKGKEIRPILVLLSAKMCGGITETTYRAAALVELMHTATLVHDDVVDTAERRRSAFSINALWKNKIAVLFGDFLLSRGLLLSLRYGDYEVLHILSDAVRRMSEGELLQIEKTRRLDIDEKTYFRIISDKTASLIAACMGCGALSASADRDILHTMQEAGEHLGLAFQIRDDLFDYGAKDIGKPIGIDLQEKKMTLPLIHALTEAAPKERREILRIVRKKKQNRHDRQAIYAYAERRGGIAYARRKMHEHADTARKLLQDMPPTEARNAMLGLVDYTIQRDK; encoded by the coding sequence ATGCCGGAAACGGATACTCTCTTGCCCGAACGTTCCGATACGCTGCCGGCCGTCGGGGATATTCCCGGCACGCTACGGGACATTCGCGCTACAGTCGATGAGGAACTCGGTGTCTTCCGCCGGTACTTTCGAGACTCCGTACATTCCGACGCCAATCTGCTTGACAAGGTGACGCGGTACATGCTGCGCCAGAAGGGCAAAGAGATTCGCCCCATACTTGTTCTTCTGTCGGCGAAAATGTGTGGAGGCATCACCGAAACCACCTACAGGGCGGCAGCGCTGGTCGAATTGATGCATACCGCTACCCTGGTGCATGACGATGTGGTGGACACCGCCGAAAGACGGAGAAGCGCCTTCTCTATCAATGCACTCTGGAAAAACAAGATCGCTGTCCTCTTCGGCGATTTTCTGCTCAGCCGCGGCCTGTTGCTGTCGCTCCGGTACGGGGACTACGAAGTGCTTCATATACTCTCCGACGCGGTACGCCGCATGAGTGAGGGGGAACTGCTTCAGATCGAAAAGACCCGCCGCCTCGACATCGACGAAAAAACCTACTTCCGGATTATCTCGGACAAAACGGCTTCGCTCATTGCAGCCTGTATGGGATGCGGCGCCCTGAGCGCTTCGGCCGACCGCGACATATTGCACACCATGCAGGAAGCCGGCGAACATCTCGGATTGGCTTTCCAGATACGGGATGACCTTTTCGACTACGGCGCCAAAGATATCGGCAAGCCCATCGGGATCGACCTGCAGGAAAAGAAGATGACGCTCCCGCTTATTCACGCACTGACGGAAGCCGCCCCCAAAGAACGACGCGAGATTCTGCGCATTGTCCGTAAAAAAAAGCAGAACCGCCACGACAGACAGGCCATATATGCCTATGCCGAACGCCGGGGCGGCATAGCCTATGCCCGTCGAAAAATGCACGAACACGCGGATACGGCCCGCAAATTGCTCCAGGATATGCCCCCGACAGAAGCGCGGAACGCCATGCTCGGTCTGGTCGATTATACCATACAGCGCGACAAATAA
- a CDS encoding SPOR domain-containing protein, which translates to MFIRDNKRDGRNLKTGMNAMRYGTVVLLITITGGCASSERSTTVDVRAVPTPVVDISRYENFDPALYPDTPLDTLAAITHDVPAHLMEGRAAEGLRSEVPGFRVQIFSSIERNAATEAQENIQTWWRRQHDEGAVPEDIFPEGLPVYNVYSQPYYRIRVGDFLSREEARALHSVLVRHFTDAFIVPDTIIITR; encoded by the coding sequence ATGTTTATTCGGGACAACAAGCGTGATGGCCGAAATCTGAAAACAGGGATGAATGCGATGCGATACGGCACGGTGGTGCTGCTGATTACGATCACAGGGGGCTGTGCTTCTTCCGAGAGAAGCACTACCGTGGATGTACGCGCTGTGCCGACGCCGGTTGTCGATATTTCCCGCTACGAAAACTTTGATCCTGCCCTATATCCCGATACCCCCCTCGACACGCTGGCGGCCATTACACACGATGTTCCGGCCCACCTCATGGAAGGCCGTGCTGCCGAGGGTCTCCGATCGGAAGTGCCGGGATTCCGGGTACAGATATTTTCGTCCATAGAGCGCAACGCAGCCACAGAGGCACAGGAAAACATACAGACATGGTGGCGAAGACAGCATGACGAAGGCGCTGTGCCCGAGGATATTTTTCCCGAGGGACTCCCTGTCTACAACGTATACAGCCAGCCGTATTACCGCATTCGCGTCGGGGACTTTCTGTCGCGCGAAGAAGCCCGGGCGTTGCATAGTGTCCTTGTCCGACATTTCACGGATGCGTTCATTGTGCCGGACACGATCATTATTACCCGGTAA
- a CDS encoding 2,3,4,5-tetrahydropyridine-2,6-dicarboxylate N-succinyltransferase: MTASELEIRIDELAGMQANEAPPDIAREAVDETLAALDRGIVRAASRNEDGVWTTHTWVKRAILLGFRIGILADYSNSPFSFLDKDTYPPRAFDAAHRVRIVPGGSTVRTGAYLAPGVVCMPPMYVNTGAYIDENTMIDSHALVGSCAQIGKRVHLSAAAQIGGVLEPVGAVPVIVEDDVFVGGGCGVYEGCLIRAGAVLAPGVVLTGSTRLYDLVRENIIGRNEQDILEIPENAVVAPGARSVSGSFADQHGLSLYTPVIVKYRDRKTDAATALEEILR, translated from the coding sequence ATGACTGCTTCCGAACTCGAAATCCGCATCGACGAACTGGCCGGTATGCAGGCGAACGAGGCGCCGCCGGACATCGCGCGGGAGGCCGTAGATGAAACGCTGGCAGCACTTGACCGGGGGATTGTACGCGCCGCGTCACGAAACGAAGATGGCGTATGGACCACGCATACCTGGGTAAAACGCGCCATCCTGCTGGGTTTTCGAATCGGTATCCTCGCCGACTATTCGAACAGCCCTTTTTCGTTCCTCGACAAGGATACGTATCCGCCAAGGGCCTTCGACGCCGCGCATCGGGTGCGCATTGTACCGGGCGGTTCCACCGTGCGAACCGGAGCCTACCTCGCCCCCGGGGTCGTTTGCATGCCGCCCATGTACGTGAATACGGGAGCCTACATAGACGAGAACACCATGATCGATTCCCATGCGCTCGTGGGAAGCTGCGCGCAAATCGGCAAACGCGTCCACTTATCGGCAGCAGCACAGATCGGGGGCGTACTCGAACCGGTCGGGGCGGTACCCGTCATCGTTGAGGACGATGTGTTCGTCGGGGGTGGATGCGGCGTATACGAGGGGTGCCTTATCCGGGCAGGGGCCGTGCTCGCACCGGGGGTTGTGCTTACCGGATCGACCCGCCTCTACGACCTCGTGCGGGAAAATATCATCGGACGCAACGAGCAAGACATCCTCGAAATCCCCGAAAATGCGGTCGTGGCGCCGGGCGCACGCAGCGTTTCGGGAAGCTTCGCCGATCAGCATGGGCTGTCGCTGTACACCCCTGTCATCGTAAAGTACCGGGATCGGAAAACCGATGCGGCCACCGCGCTTGAAGAGATCCTTCGATGA
- a CDS encoding ROK family protein yields the protein MEIFGIDIGGSGIKGAPVDVRTGRLTTERLRIPTPEGASPKKVAAVVVSMLDHFGWKGPVGCGIPARVKRGVAHTAANISDSWIDTNAAKLFSKASGRPFVILNDADAAALAEMHFGAGRGLKGVVLMLTIGTGIGSALFVDNTLIPNTEFGHFWLRGRVAEHYASDRVRKEENLDWETWAVRMQEYLSHLERLLDIDTIILGGGISKPSRSEKFLHLLDTKADLLTAELRNEAGIVGAAWTAHRLIANT from the coding sequence GTGGAAATTTTCGGGATTGATATCGGCGGTTCCGGAATCAAGGGCGCTCCGGTAGACGTCCGTACCGGTCGCCTCACTACAGAGCGCCTCCGTATACCGACCCCGGAGGGAGCCTCGCCGAAAAAGGTCGCCGCCGTGGTAGTATCCATGCTGGATCACTTCGGCTGGAAAGGTCCGGTCGGTTGCGGTATTCCCGCCCGTGTCAAGCGGGGCGTGGCGCACACCGCCGCAAACATCAGTGACTCCTGGATCGACACGAATGCCGCCAAGCTTTTTTCCAAAGCCTCCGGCCGGCCGTTCGTCATCCTTAACGATGCCGACGCCGCCGCTCTGGCGGAAATGCATTTCGGCGCAGGCCGCGGCCTGAAGGGCGTCGTCCTGATGCTTACCATCGGTACAGGAATCGGGTCGGCGCTCTTCGTGGACAATACCCTGATCCCAAACACGGAATTCGGGCATTTCTGGCTGCGGGGCCGAGTCGCTGAACACTACGCCTCCGACCGGGTGCGCAAGGAGGAAAATCTGGATTGGGAAACCTGGGCTGTGCGCATGCAGGAATACCTGAGCCACCTCGAACGCCTGCTGGATATCGACACGATCATCCTCGGGGGCGGCATCAGCAAGCCCAGTCGGAGCGAAAAATTCCTGCATCTGCTCGACACGAAAGCCGATCTGTTAACTGCTGAACTCAGAAATGAAGCGGGCATTGTGGGAGCTGCCTGGACAGCCCACCGCCTCATTGCAAACACATAA